CGCAGCAGGCAGAGGAGCTGGTTGGCGGTGGTGGTCTTGCCGCTGCCGGTGGCACCGACGAAGGCGACGCGGGACCCCACCGGGATCGACATGGAGACGTCACGGAGGACATCCGTGTCCGACCCGGGATAGCGATAGGAGATGTTATTGAGACGGATCACCCGTTTGGGCATCACACCATCCGGGGAGGGCACACCCTCTGAGCGAATCGTGAGGCGGGCCTCGGGAAGCTCGATCAGCTTGAGCGTTTCCTCCAGGTCGGGAAGGCCGGCCCGCAGGGATGTGATGGCCCGGAAACTGTCCTGCAGGGGAGGGGTGAGCTTGAGGGAGGTGACCGCCACCGTGGCCAGGAACGGAATGATCTTCAGCAGCGCGCCCGGATCAGGATTGGACAGCAGGGGCAACATTCCGGCCGCGAAGATCATCGTGATCCCGAGCGGCTCAATCAGGGCTCTCGGAGTCTCCGGCAGGACATCAGCCTTCCAGATGAACGGGATCGTCTCACGACCGGCCTGTTGATAATGGCGCTCGAAGTAAGGCTCCGAGCCGGTGAGCTGCACATCGAGAATCGTGCGCATCGATTCCGAAAGGATCGTGTTGGTGCGCACCTCGAGCAGGATCCTCTGCCGGGCGGCAAAGCGCAGGAACGGGGTGATGGCGGTGGAGATGAGCAGATAGCCACCCAGCAGGCCCACGATCAGCACAACGGCCATCAGCTTGCCGACGATCAGCATCCCGGCGGAGAGCAGGGCGATCACGAACACACCACTGGCCAGCTGCAGCAGGGGCAGGACAACGATGTCGGCGACGCGCGACACGTTGATGAGAACCATGGAGGAGATATCTGACTTCGATTCCCCCAGAAAGTAGACATAGGGCTGGGCGATCAGCTTGCGCTGCGCCATGTCGGATAGATCGCGCCAGATCGACGCCTTGAGCCGCAGCTGAAACGCCCTCAGCAGCAGCTTGGAGAGCGAGGAAAACCAGGCGGCCGCCACGAAGGCCACCACCAGCACCACCACCTTGACGCGAGGATCTTCCGGCACCAGCCCCTCCCAGGGGATGGAGGGTCGGTTCTCTCCGCCGACGACGACCGTGAACAGGCGGGCCACCAAGGCCACCACCACCAGATCGGCCACCCCGGCGAGAATCGCCAGCGGGATGAGACGCATCAGCGCCCGCTTGCGACGACGCGGCAATTGGGCCAGAAGTCGCACCAAACTCTTGAAGGTTTGGCTTTTGCGAAACATCTGGTCAGACTTTTGCGGAAATCGTACCCGTGCAGCCAGAAGGGCCGCCGCCACGCCAGCCAGTCAGTTCAGTGATCGCCACATGGCCGAAAACCGGCGCCGCCACTGGTCGATCCGCAGGGCCAGCAGGGGGGGCGAGCGCAGCGGCGACGCCCCTCCCCGCAGCAGGTGGGTCCAGTGGGCGTCGATGGCCTCCAGGGCCGAATGCCAGCGTTCCTGCAGCACCGGCTCGCTGCAGGCCTCCAGCAGGCTGGCGAGGCGGCCCGGCGGCGGCAGCCAGGCCAGCGGGTCGGCCACCGCCGCCTGGATCCGCTCCAGGTCGTTCTCCAGGCTGCCGCAGCCGATCTGGTGGCCCACCACCCCCGGATCAAGGCTGTCGGCCAGGGCGTGGTTGAGGCTGCTGAACACCACGCAGCCGCAGGCCATGGCCTCCAGCGGCGGCAGGCCGAACCCCTCGCTCACCCCCCGGCCGCGCCAGTAGTCGGCGGAGTCGTAGAGCACGACGGCCGCGCTGTTGAACAGGTCCACCAGGTCGTCCACCCAGCCGCTCTGCACCTCCACCCGCAGCCCCCGCCGGCGCAGGGCCGGCACCAGCCGCTCCAGGACATAGCGGCTGTTCTTGCGCTGCTGCACGAGCACATCGATGGGGCGGCCGACGCCCGCGGGGGCCGCCCGATTGCCCCGCTCCAGCCACTGGGGCTGGAGGGCGTTCGGCACCAGGAACAGGGGATGGCGGGGGGCCCGGTCGCCCCAGTAGCCGAGGGTGTTGCGGCTGACCGCCAGCACCGGCACCCCGGGCGGCAGAGAAAACCCGTAGCCGCTGCTGTGGGCGTGGTAGGCCACGGGCCGTCCCCGCAGCTGACGCATCAGGCGGGGCACATCAAAGCCCCAGCTGACGATCCAGAGGGCGTCCCCCGGCGCCGGCTCCTTGGCCAGCAGGTCAGCCAGGAACGGGTGGTCGGGCTCACGGTTCCGGTAGGTGACCACCTCGGTGGGGGTCAGCTCTGAGGTCAGCCGGGCGGTCTGCAGTTCCACCAGCAGGCCACCGCCGCGGAAGCGGCCGGTGGTGCCGGGAAGCAGGAAGCGGATCGGGCGCACGCGGTTCGAAAAGGCGGCGGCCGCCGCCGGCCTGGCAAACCTAGGCGGGCACGGCCTCGGTGCTGCCGGTGCGGGTGCGGCGGGTGAGGAAGCCGAACAGCACCTTGCCGATCGCCGCCACCAGATTGCCTTCCAGCTCCTGGAACATCTTCATGTTGCAGTGGAAGGCCTCATTGGCCTCCGCCACGATCCGGTCGGCCATGGCCTGGTCGATGGGCAGGCTGTCGAGGGTGGCGCGGTAGTTGGCCTTGAAGGCCTTCTCGTCGTCGATGGCGTCGAATTCGTAGAAGCGCAGTCCATCGTGCTCCCCCAGGTTCATCGCCTTCTGGGCGATGTTCTTGAGGATCTGGCCGCCGGAGAGGTCACCGATGTAGCGGGTGTAGTGGTGGCCGACCAGCAGCTCGGGGCACTCCCGCGCCACCTGGTGCAGGCGGGCCACATACTCCTGGGCGCCGGGGGTGGCGCGGATCTGCTGGCGCCAGTCACCGCCGAAATAGAAGGTGAGATCGGCCTCGAGGGACTCGCGGCGGTTGAGCTCGGGGGAGGCGATCGGACCGACCACCGGATGGTCGGCCAGCTTGCCGATCTCCTCTTCCATGGCGCTGTAGACGAACCACAGGTCGGCCACCAGGGTGCGATAGCTGGCCTTGTCGACGACCCCCTTGAGGAAACAGCTCACGAAGCCGGTGTTCTCGGCCATGGTGTGGGCTTTCTTCGTTCCCTCACGGAGTTGGGAAGCAAGGGCGACGGGCATGGGATCGGGAGGCTGCGCGGGCAGACGTACAAACGTAGGTGGGGCCTGCAGGACGGCGCGGCAAGGTTGCGAAGGATTACGCGGCCCGGCTGCCGCCGGCCGACACATCGCCGAAGAGATCGAACAGCTCGCGGCACACCTGCTGCAGCACGCCGACCACCTCCTCACTGGGGAGATGGGACCCCGAGGGCTGCCAGTCCCCCACCGTGGCCAGGCGCCAGCGCTCCGATTCGTAGGTGAGGCCGCGGATCAGGACGCCGAGCAGCCGGGGGCGTTCGCCGGACCCGACCGGCGCCCGCTCCAGGCGCAGCTGCACCAGCAGCGAGCGGCACTGAAGACGGGGGCTCCAGCCGGGGAAGTGAAAGGAGAGGTCCAGCGTCTCCCGTTCATCGAAGGCCCGGGTGAGGGGGTCGTCGCGCCAGGGGGTGAGGTTGGCCCGGGCGGCGGGGAAATGCAGGCGGAAGTGCCCCACCACCGCGGCGATCGTGGCGGCCAGTTCCACCGATCGGGCCTGGTCGGCCGCATTCATGCCGTTTCCCCTGAGCAGAAAGCCAATGTCCCCGAAACCTAGGCTCATCGGCGTGTTCCGTGCCGACTCAATGGCCACATACGAGAAGCTCACCGTCCCAGCCAGCGGCACGGCGATCCGATTCGAGGGCGGCCAGCCGATCGTTCCCAACGACCCGATCATTCCCTTCATCCGCGGCGACGGCACCGGCGTGGACATCTGGCCCGCCACCCAGCGGGTGCTGGACGCGGCCGTGGCCAAGGCCTACGGCGGCGAGCGCCGCATCGAGTGGTTCAAGGTGTATGCCGGCGACGAGGCCTGCGAGCTCTACGGCACCTACCAGTACCTGCCCCAGGACACCCTGACGGCGATCGAGCAGTACGGCGTGGCGATCAAGGGGCCCCTCACCACGCCGATCGGCGGTGGCATCCGCTCCCTCAACGTGGCCCTGCGCCAGATCTTCGACCTCTACTGCTGCGTGCGGCCCTGCCGCTACTACGACGGCACCCCCAGCCCCCACAAGCGGCCCCAGGACCTGGATGTGGTGGTCTACCGGGAGAACACCGAGGACATCTACATGGGGATCGAATGGGAGGCGACCGATCCTGTCTGCCTTGAGCTGATCGCCCACCTCAACGACACGGTGATCCCCGCCAACGGCAAGCTGGGCAACCGCCGCATCCCGGAGGGTTCGGGGATCGGCATCAAGCCGGTGAGCAAGGCGGGCACCCAGCGCCATGTGCGCAAGGCCATCCGCCACGCCCTGGGGCTGGAGGGCGCCAAGCGCCACGTGACCCTGGTGCACAAGGGCAACATCATGAAGTTCACCGAGGGGGCCTTCCGTGACTGGGGCTACGAGCTGGCCACCACCGAGTTCCGCGACCAGTGCATCACCGAACGGGAGAGCTGGATCCTGGGGAACCTGGAGGAGAAGCCCGGCCTCAGCATCGAGGACAACGCCCGCCTGATCGAACCCGGCTACGACAGCCTCACCCCCGAGAAGAAGGCGGCCGTCGACGCGGAGGTGGCCTCCGTGCTCGACGCCATCGGCACCAGCCACGGCGGCGGCCAATGGAAGTCGATGGTGATGGTCGACGACCGCATCGCCGACAGCATCTTCCAGCAGATCCAGACCCGGCCCCAGGAGTATTCGGTGCTCTGCACCCTCAACCTCAACGGCGACTACATCTCCGACGCGGCGGCGGCGGTGGTGGGCGGCCTGGGCATGGCACCGGGGGCCAACATCGGCGACAACGCGGCGATCTTCGAGGCCACCCACGGCACTGCCCCCAAGCACGCCGGCCTCGACCGCATCAACCCCGGATCGGTGATTCTCTCCGGCGTGATGATGCTGGA
This genomic stretch from Cyanobium gracile PCC 6307 harbors:
- a CDS encoding ABC transporter ATP-binding protein, whose product is MRLIPLAILAGVADLVVVALVARLFTVVVGGENRPSIPWEGLVPEDPRVKVVVLVVAFVAAAWFSSLSKLLLRAFQLRLKASIWRDLSDMAQRKLIAQPYVYFLGESKSDISSMVLINVSRVADIVVLPLLQLASGVFVIALLSAGMLIVGKLMAVVLIVGLLGGYLLISTAITPFLRFAARQRILLEVRTNTILSESMRTILDVQLTGSEPYFERHYQQAGRETIPFIWKADVLPETPRALIEPLGITMIFAAGMLPLLSNPDPGALLKIIPFLATVAVTSLKLTPPLQDSFRAITSLRAGLPDLEETLKLIELPEARLTIRSEGVPSPDGVMPKRVIRLNNISYRYPGSDTDVLRDVSMSIPVGSRVAFVGATGSGKTTTANQLLCLLRPTTGTLQLDGIDVDDADVPAWQANCAYVPQAINLLNSNIIENIAFAEEVDEVDQMRVWEALQAAQLADIVADLPLGLFTPIGDNGIRLSGGQRQRLALARAFYRNAKFLVLDEATSALDNRTESEVMDAIEVIGRRCTLVVIAHRLSTVMRSDCIFEFEAGRIKASGTFDQLRQRSDTFNDLASFERRLSSPLG
- a CDS encoding heme oxygenase (biliverdin-producing), producing MPVALASQLREGTKKAHTMAENTGFVSCFLKGVVDKASYRTLVADLWFVYSAMEEEIGKLADHPVVGPIASPELNRRESLEADLTFYFGGDWRQQIRATPGAQEYVARLHQVARECPELLVGHHYTRYIGDLSGGQILKNIAQKAMNLGEHDGLRFYEFDAIDDEKAFKANYRATLDSLPIDQAMADRIVAEANEAFHCNMKMFQELEGNLVAAIGKVLFGFLTRRTRTGSTEAVPA
- a CDS encoding NADP-dependent isocitrate dehydrogenase — encoded protein: MATYEKLTVPASGTAIRFEGGQPIVPNDPIIPFIRGDGTGVDIWPATQRVLDAAVAKAYGGERRIEWFKVYAGDEACELYGTYQYLPQDTLTAIEQYGVAIKGPLTTPIGGGIRSLNVALRQIFDLYCCVRPCRYYDGTPSPHKRPQDLDVVVYRENTEDIYMGIEWEATDPVCLELIAHLNDTVIPANGKLGNRRIPEGSGIGIKPVSKAGTQRHVRKAIRHALGLEGAKRHVTLVHKGNIMKFTEGAFRDWGYELATTEFRDQCITERESWILGNLEEKPGLSIEDNARLIEPGYDSLTPEKKAAVDAEVASVLDAIGTSHGGGQWKSMVMVDDRIADSIFQQIQTRPQEYSVLCTLNLNGDYISDAAAAVVGGLGMAPGANIGDNAAIFEATHGTAPKHAGLDRINPGSVILSGVMMLEYMGWQEAADLITAGISAAIANKEVTYDLARLMEPRAEAVSCSGFAEAVVRHFGG
- a CDS encoding glycosyltransferase, yielding MRPIRFLLPGTTGRFRGGGLLVELQTARLTSELTPTEVVTYRNREPDHPFLADLLAKEPAPGDALWIVSWGFDVPRLMRQLRGRPVAYHAHSSGYGFSLPPGVPVLAVSRNTLGYWGDRAPRHPLFLVPNALQPQWLERGNRAAPAGVGRPIDVLVQQRKNSRYVLERLVPALRRRGLRVEVQSGWVDDLVDLFNSAAVVLYDSADYWRGRGVSEGFGLPPLEAMACGCVVFSSLNHALADSLDPGVVGHQIGCGSLENDLERIQAAVADPLAWLPPPGRLASLLEACSEPVLQERWHSALEAIDAHWTHLLRGGASPLRSPPLLALRIDQWRRRFSAMWRSLN